TTTGGGGACCAGCCCGTCACGGGACATGGACAAGAGGATACGGGTTTGACCGTACATGACGGTCAAGACAACGCTGGTGATAGCAAGGACTGCACCCAAGGAAAATACCAAGGCCATCCACGGCTGGTTGGTAATTTCCAGCAGGATCTTCACGAGGGATGCCTGCGTGCCCTCAAACCAGGTCCACTCGCGGGCTCCGATGGCGGCGACGGCCACGAGCACATAGATGGTGGTAACAATGATCATCGAGAGCATGATGGCCCGTGGCAGATCGCGCTGCGGATTCTTGGCTTCTTCACCCGCGGTGGATGCGGCGTCGAAGCCAATGTAGGAGAAGAACACACGGGACGCAGCTGCGGAGACACCCGCGGCACCCATGGGCATCAGCGGGCTGAAGTTTCCCGAGTTAAACGCAGTGAAAGCGACGGCGCAGAAGAACAGTAAGACCACAATCTTGACCATGACCATGGCGGTGTTGACCCAAGCGCTTTCCTTGGCTCCGCGGACTAGCAACACCATGGAGAACAGCACGATCACCATGGCGGGAAGGTTCAAAAGTCCTCCACTTCCTGGCGGCTGGGATATGAAGTCGGGTAGAACCCAGCCAAGACCGGCAACGGATTCGTTGACGTACTGACCCGCACCTACTGCCACAGCGGCCACCGAAACAGCGTATTCGAGGACCAAACACCAACCACAGATCCAGGCCATCCCCTCCCCCAGCGTGGCGTAGGTGTAGGAATAACTTGATCCTGATACCGGGACCATGCCAGCCATTTCGGCGTAGGACATGGCCGAGAGTAGGGCCGCGATTCCGGCGATCACAAACGCCAAGAAGATGGCGGGTCCGGCCAACGGCACGGAGTCACCCAAGATGACGAAGATGCCGGTTCCCAACGTTGCACCCACACTGATCATGGTCAGCTGAAGGACGCCGAAGCTGCGGACCAGTTTTCTGCCATCGGTGCCGTTTCCGGCTTCGTTGACCATCTGTCCAAAGGGTTTGCGGCGAAGCAGCTGACGGCCCAGCGTCACGGTAGGGCCGGATCCTGAAGAACCAGAGGGTCCGCTTCCGGGCGCGTTTGTGGCGTTCCCGGGGCTCATCCGATCAGTAGCTGACATCCTATGATTTCCATTCTGTGGGGACCGCAGGAAAGCAGACCGCGTGGGTATTTCCGGATTTTTGTGAACATCCAATCTTATCGTGCCGGCACCCATGATTTTGGGTAGCATCGAGGTGAAGCACGGTGCAATGGGTCACCCTTGCACCCATATTGCCCACTACCGTTTGGAAATGGATCCACCATGAATCAATTGATCACTCTTGATGGCAACACCCCCAATGTTCATGAGAGTGCGTTTGTGGCCCACACGGCTGTGCTGATTGGACAGGCCGCTTTGGGCGCAGACTCCAGCGCGTTTTACGGTGTTGTGATGCGCGGTGACACTAACTCCATCACTGTCGGGGAAGGATCCAATCTGCAGGACAATGTGGTGCTCCACGCAGATCCCGGATTCCCCACCAGCGTGGGCAATGGCGTCAGCGTGGGCCACGGCGCAGTCGTCCACGGCTGCACCGTTGAGGACGACTGCCTCATCGGCATGAGTGCCACCATCATGAACGGGGCCGTCATTGGCGCCGGATCGCTGGTAGCCGGTGGTGCCGTGGTGCTGGAAGGTGCCATCATTCCGCCCGGATCGCTCGTGGCCGGTGTGCCTGCCAAGGTTCGCCGGGCGCTGAGCGCCGAGGAACTCGAGCACGTTCGAGAGAATGCCGCCCACTACGTCGATCTTGCACGCAAGCACAAGGCGATTCAGGCGTAGCAGTTCCGGGCCGGTGGGATGCAATTAGTAGTTCATAGAGTAAATCGAGCAATTCATCTTGCGTTCATTTCTTGACGCCAATGTGATCTATGAGGCATTGTCATTTATATGCTCGATGACGAACAGCCCACCACCACGCCGGCCTACCGCAAAGCCCGCAATCCCGGCTCGCAATCAGCACTGCGCAGCCGCAATCAACAGCGGATCACACAGCAACTCCTCAAGGGTGGGGCGTCTACTCAGGCCGAGCTTGCCCGCAGCACTGGCCTGTCCACAGCGACGATCTCCAATATTGTCAAGAGCATGGCCGCAGCAGATCTGGTCACACTCACTCCTGTTACAAGCTCCGGTCGGCGGGCCATGTCGGTGCGCTACAACGGGGACAGTGCCATTGCCGCTGGCATCGACTTTGGTCGCACCCATGTTCGTGTCGTTCTCGCCAACACCGGATATCACCTCATAGCCGAAGAAGAGGCACCCTTACCGCGCGGTCACCAAGCGGTGGAAGGTATCCAGACCGCCTCTCGGCTGTTGGACAAACTCCTGAAAAAAGCGGGCATCTCTCGCTCGCAGCTCATCGGCGCCGGAGCCGGCATCCCTGGTCCTATTGACAGCCGCAGCGGCAAGGTCATCCGTGGTGCCATCTTGCCCGAATGGGTCGGTATCAATTTGCACCGCGAACTCGAACAGGCGCTAAAGATTCCTGTTTTCGTTGACAACGACGCAAATCTCGGCGCCCTGGCTCAGCTCACGTGGGGCGATCAAGGCAACGTTCAGAATCTAATGTTCATCAAAATTGGCACGGGCATCGGATCAGGCCTGATCCTTGGCGGCGCGCTCTTCCACGGCAGCTTTGGTGTCACGGGCGAAATCGGTCATGTGACCATCGATGAGCAAGGCGTGATTTGTCGCTGCGGTAATCGCGGTTGTCTCGAAACGGTCGCTTCCACGGCCACCATGGTGGAACTCCTCAGCAGGGGTCACGAGCACCCTATCTCCACGGCGGATATTCTTCGCCAAGCGACCTCGGGCGACCCTGCGACCCTGCGCGTTCTCGATGATGCCGGGATGGCAATTGGCCGCGCCCTGGCCAATGTTGCCAATCTTGTCAGCCCCGATGTCATTGTCATCGGAGGCCCACTGACGGAACTTGGTGAGCTATTTTTAGCCCCTATCCGCCGCGGCCTCCTTCGCCATGCCGTACCCATCATTGGGGCAAGTATCGGCCTGAGAATGTCTCAGCTAACGTCGCGATCCGAGGCTCTTGGAGCGGCCGCTTTGGTGTTCCAGAATGAGCCCAATTCCATCATTTCTTAAACCGTTACCATCTCGTAGCGTTAAAGACTTGACCGCAAGCGTGTGATCTAGTTTACTTTTCGAGTACCGGTTAGTATCGGCACTCCGCGCAATGAATGAATTTCGCGGGCAATGAAGCCCCGCCGCCAGTGCGAACTTGGTGGGGCAACGACAAAGAAGTCAGTTGTGGAAGGCGTAAGCATTATGGTGTCCGCGAACCCCGTCATACTCGAGATGCGATCCATCACCAAGGAATTTCCTGGTGTGAAAGCCCTTGCCGATGTGTCCATCACCGTTCATGCCAGTGAAATCCACTCCATCTGTGGCGAAAACGGAGCAGGCAAATCAACCCTCATGAAGGTACTCTCCGGCGTCTACCCCTTCGGTAGCTACGACGGCGAGATTGTCTTCCAGAACTCCGTCTGCGAGTTCAAAGACATCCGTGCCAGCGAAAACGCCGGAATTGTCATCATCCATCAGGAACTCGCTCTCATCCCGGAACTCTCCATCACCGAGAACATCTTCCTCGGCAATGAACCCACCAGATTTGGTGTCATCAACTGGGCCGAGGCCCGGCTGCGGACCATGGAACTGATGGCACGTGTGGGTTTGAGTGAGGATCCCGATACCCCGGTCAAGGAAATCGGTGTTGGCAAGCAGCAGCTCGTTGAAATTGCCAAGGCCTTGAACAAATCAGTCAAGCTCCTCATCCTCGATGAGCCCACTGCCGCCCTGAACGAGTCCGATTCCCAGCACCTGCTGGACTTGATCCGGGGGCTCAAAAGCAAGGGCATCAGCTGCATCATGATCTCGCACAAGCTCAACGAGATCGAGCAGGTCTCGGACTCCATCACCATCATCCGTGACGGCAAGTCCATCGAGACCCTCGATGTGAAGGCCGACGGCGTGGACGAGGACAGGATCATCCGCGGCATGGTGGGACGAACCTTGGAATCCCGATTCCCTGACCACACGCCCAAGATCGGCGAGGTGTTCTTTGAGGTCAAGAACTGGACCGTTGCCCACCCGCAGATTGCGGACCGGCTCGTGTGCAAGAATTCCAGCTTCAATGTCCGGCGCGGTGAAATCGTTGGTATTGCAGGCCTCATGGGTGCTGGCCGCACCGAGTTGGCCCGCTCCATCTTCGGTCGTTCCTACGGCAACTACATCTCCGGGCAGATCATCAAGGACGGCAAGGAAATCATCTTGCGCAATGTTCCGCAGGCTATCAAGCACGGACTTGGCTACGTCACCGAGGACCGCAAGACGCTGGGCCTGAATCTTCTGGACGACATCAAGACAACCACCGTCTCCGCCAATCTTGCCGCCGTCTCCAAACACACAGTGGTGGATCGCGACAAGGAATACTCCGTGGCCGAAGACTATCGCAAGCAATTGCGCACCAAGGCGCCAAGCGTTGACGAAGGTGTCGGGAAACTCTCCGGCGGAAACCAGCAAAAAGTCGTCTTGGCCAAATGGATGTTTACCGATCCGGATCTGCTCATCCTTGATGAGCCGACCCGAGGTATTGACGTCGGCGCCAAATATGAGATCTACGGGATTATCCAAGCACTCGCGAACCAGGGCAAGGGCGTCATCGTCATTTCCTCGGAACTGCCAGAGCTGCTCGGCATCTCCGACCGAATCTACACAATCTTCGAGGGCGCCGTCACCGGTGTCCTGAACAAAAACGAGGCAAGCCAGGAATCGTTGATGAAACGCATGACCGCTGCCGCTAAGTCTGCCTAGATCCCGGGAAGAAAAAGGACATCCTCCAATGAACGCCATCAAACAACTCTTCGGCGGCAATACCCGCCAGTTCGGCATGATTTTTGCCCTGATAGCCCTGGTCGTCTTCTTCCAGATCCGCTCTGGCGGGCTGCTGCTGACCCCTGACAACGTCATTAACTTGATGAACGGCTACTCGTACATCTTGATACTGGCCGTCGGCATGGTTCTAGTGATCATCGCCGGACATATTGACCTTTCGGTCGGTTCCGTCGCCGCCTTCGTGGGCATCGTCGTCGCGCTTTCAATGCGGGACTGGGGACTTCCCTGGTACCTAGGCATCGTGGCCGGCCTGATTCTGGGAGCCCTCATTGGCGCCTGGCAAGGTTTCTTCGTGGCGTATGTAGGCATTCCTGCCTTCATTGTTACGCTGGCCGGCATGCTCATTTTCCGCGGTGCCAACCAATTCTTCGGCAAGTCCCTGACCGTTCCGGTGCCCGAAGATTTCCAGTTCATCGGTGCCGGATACCTGCCCGAGATTGGCCCGAACACGGGCTATAACAACCTGACTCTGCTCATCGGCTTCTTGGCCGTTGCTGCGATCATTTGGGGCGAGCTGCGCGGCCGCAGCAAATCACTGTCATTGGGCGCCGGCGTCAAGCCGCTGTGGGTCACCATCGTAAAACTGGTCGTCCTCTGCGCCGTCATCCTCTATGTAACGTACCTGTTCGCCACCGGCCGCCCCGGCACCTCCTTCCCGATGCCGGGCATCATTCTCGGTGTTCTGGTCTTGGTCTACGGCTTCATCAGCTCACGGACAACCATTGGCCGCCACGTATACGCAGTGGGTGGCAACCGCCACGCAGCAGCACTCTCCGGCGTCAAGAGCAAGCGCACCGACTTCTTGGTCAT
The Arthrobacter alpinus genome window above contains:
- a CDS encoding ROK family transcriptional regulator: MLDDEQPTTTPAYRKARNPGSQSALRSRNQQRITQQLLKGGASTQAELARSTGLSTATISNIVKSMAAADLVTLTPVTSSGRRAMSVRYNGDSAIAAGIDFGRTHVRVVLANTGYHLIAEEEAPLPRGHQAVEGIQTASRLLDKLLKKAGISRSQLIGAGAGIPGPIDSRSGKVIRGAILPEWVGINLHRELEQALKIPVFVDNDANLGALAQLTWGDQGNVQNLMFIKIGTGIGSGLILGGALFHGSFGVTGEIGHVTIDEQGVICRCGNRGCLETVASTATMVELLSRGHEHPISTADILRQATSGDPATLRVLDDAGMAIGRALANVANLVSPDVIVIGGPLTELGELFLAPIRRGLLRHAVPIIGASIGLRMSQLTSRSEALGAAALVFQNEPNSIIS
- a CDS encoding gamma carbonic anhydrase family protein, which gives rise to MNQLITLDGNTPNVHESAFVAHTAVLIGQAALGADSSAFYGVVMRGDTNSITVGEGSNLQDNVVLHADPGFPTSVGNGVSVGHGAVVHGCTVEDDCLIGMSATIMNGAVIGAGSLVAGGAVVLEGAIIPPGSLVAGVPAKVRRALSAEELEHVRENAAHYVDLARKHKAIQA
- the mmsA gene encoding multiple monosaccharide ABC transporter ATP-binding protein encodes the protein MVSANPVILEMRSITKEFPGVKALADVSITVHASEIHSICGENGAGKSTLMKVLSGVYPFGSYDGEIVFQNSVCEFKDIRASENAGIVIIHQELALIPELSITENIFLGNEPTRFGVINWAEARLRTMELMARVGLSEDPDTPVKEIGVGKQQLVEIAKALNKSVKLLILDEPTAALNESDSQHLLDLIRGLKSKGISCIMISHKLNEIEQVSDSITIIRDGKSIETLDVKADGVDEDRIIRGMVGRTLESRFPDHTPKIGEVFFEVKNWTVAHPQIADRLVCKNSSFNVRRGEIVGIAGLMGAGRTELARSIFGRSYGNYISGQIIKDGKEIILRNVPQAIKHGLGYVTEDRKTLGLNLLDDIKTTTVSANLAAVSKHTVVDRDKEYSVAEDYRKQLRTKAPSVDEGVGKLSGGNQQKVVLAKWMFTDPDLLILDEPTRGIDVGAKYEIYGIIQALANQGKGVIVISSELPELLGISDRIYTIFEGAVTGVLNKNEASQESLMKRMTAAAKSA
- the mmsB gene encoding multiple monosaccharide ABC transporter permease → MNAIKQLFGGNTRQFGMIFALIALVVFFQIRSGGLLLTPDNVINLMNGYSYILILAVGMVLVIIAGHIDLSVGSVAAFVGIVVALSMRDWGLPWYLGIVAGLILGALIGAWQGFFVAYVGIPAFIVTLAGMLIFRGANQFFGKSLTVPVPEDFQFIGAGYLPEIGPNTGYNNLTLLIGFLAVAAIIWGELRGRSKSLSLGAGVKPLWVTIVKLVVLCAVILYVTYLFATGRPGTSFPMPGIILGVLVLVYGFISSRTTIGRHVYAVGGNRHAAALSGVKSKRTDFLVIMNMAILAALAGMIFVARSNASGPSDGVGWELDAIAAVFIGGAAVTGGVGTVVGSMIGGLVMAVLSSGLQLLGVGSDWTQIIKGLVLLAAVVFDVYNKSQGKPSFIGFMMKKLGGNNNPDLEVAEPLKDTIKTEA
- a CDS encoding amino acid permease, with translation MVNEAGNGTDGRKLVRSFGVLQLTMISVGATLGTGIFVILGDSVPLAGPAIFLAFVIAGIAALLSAMSYAEMAGMVPVSGSSYSYTYATLGEGMAWICGWCLVLEYAVSVAAVAVGAGQYVNESVAGLGWVLPDFISQPPGSGGLLNLPAMVIVLFSMVLLVRGAKESAWVNTAMVMVKIVVLLFFCAVAFTAFNSGNFSPLMPMGAAGVSAAASRVFFSYIGFDAASTAGEEAKNPQRDLPRAIMLSMIIVTTIYVLVAVAAIGAREWTWFEGTQASLVKILLEITNQPWMALVFSLGAVLAITSVVLTVMYGQTRILLSMSRDGLVPKIFGRISEKRGTPVAGTLIVGIAVALTAGVVPLGALADATSIGTLFAFALVNVAVIYLRRSRPAAKRSYKVFLYPVTPILGALMCVYLMVNLGGMTWLVFLAWMIVGFMVYFAYGRRYSRVAALSQADYETLSAADLESDSVSA